Part of the Erwinia amylovora genome is shown below.
GGTCAACGCCCTGGAACTTGTTAAACGGCAGTACCACTTCTTTAACCGAGTAATACGGTGGAATGATCTCTCTGGTCACGCCCTGCGCGGCCAGCGTTTTACCCGCCATCACGCGTGCGGCCACCTTCGCCAGCGGCATACCGGTCGCTTTGGAGACGAACGGTACGGTACGGGCGGCGCGTGGGTTGACCTCAATCAGGTAAACTTCATTATCCTTGACCGCAAACTGCACGTTCATCAGGCCACGCACGCCCAGCTCAAACGCCAGCTTTTCCACCTGCTGACGCATCACGTCCTGGATTTCTGCGCTCAGCGTATAAGCGGGCAATGAACAGGCCGAGTCACCGGAGTGCACGCCAGCCTGCTCGATATGTTCCATAATGCCGCCAATCAGCACCTGTTCGCCATCGCAGATGGCATCAACGTCGACTTCAACCGCATCGTCAAGGAAGCGATCCAGCAGCACCGGCGCATCGTTGGATACCGATACGGCGGTGTTGAAGTAGCGCTTCAGGTCGGTTTCGTCATAGACGATTTCCATTGCGCGGCCGCCCAGCACGTACGAAGGGCGCACCACCAGCGGGTAGCCAATAATCGCGGCTTTCTCTACGGCCATATCGATGGCGGTCACGGTAGCGTTTGCCGGCTGCTTCAGGCCGAGGCGCTCAACCGCCTGCTGGAAACGTTCGCGGTCTTCAGCGCGGTCAATCGCATCCGGGCTGGTGCCGATCACCGGCACGCCTGCCGCTTCCAGCGCGCGCGCCAGCTTGAGCGGAGTCTGACCGCCGTACTGCACAATCACCCCTTTCGGCTGCTCAATGCGCACGATTTCCAGCACGTCTTCCAGCGTGACCGGCTCAAAGTACAGGCGGTCGGAGGTGTCGTAGTCGGTGGAAACGGTTTCCGGGTTGCAGTTGACCATAATGGTTTCGAAACCGTCTTCGCGCAGCGCCAGTGAGGCATGCACGCAGCAATAGTCAAACTCGATGCCCTGGCCGATACGGTTCGGCCCACCGCCCAGCACCATGATTTTGTCACGGTCCTGATTTGGATGAGCCTCGCACTCTTCTTCATACGTCGAGTACATGTAGGCGGTATCGGTGGAGAACTCCGCCGCACAGGTATCCACGCGCTTATAGACCGGGTGCAGGTTGTGCTGTTCGCGCAGCTGACGGATTTCACTTTCAGGTACGCCGGCCAGCACCGACAGGCGCGCATCGGCAAAGCCTTTGCGCTTCAACGTGCGCAGAAAATCGTAAGTAAGCGCGCTAACGCCCTGTTGCGCCAGCTGCTGCTCCAGCTGCACCAGCTCTTCAATCTGTACCAGGAACCAGCGATCGACGTTGGTCAGGGCAAAAACATCTTCCACCGTCAGTCCGGCGCGGAAGGCATCGGCGATATACCAGATACGGTCAGAACCGGCATCCTTCAGCTCATGACGGATGGTGGCCAGCGCCTCAGGATCGTTCAGGTCGACTTTCGGGTCAAAGCCGTGCGCGCCGACTTCCAGGCCGCGCAGCGCTTTCTGCATTGACTCCTGCAGGGTACGGCCAATCGCCATCACTTCCCCCACGGATTTCATCTGCGTGGTCAGACGGTCGTTAGTCCCGGCAAATTTCTCAAAGTTAAAGCGAGGGATTTTGGTGACAACATAGTCGATGGACGGCTCAAACGAGGCCGGGGTCAGGCCGCCGGTGATATCGTTCAGCAGCTCATCCAGCGTATAGCCCACCGCCAATTTGGCGGCAATTTTGGCAATCGGGAAGCCGGTGGCTTTTGAAGCCAGCGCCGAGGAGCGCGAGACGCGCGGGTTCATTTCAATGATGATCAACCGGCCATTTTCCGGGTTGACCGAGAACTGAACGTTAGAGCCGCCGGTTTCCACGCCGATTTCACGCAGCACCGCCATCGAGGCGTTACGCATGATTTGATACTCTTTATCGGTCAGAGTTTGTGCCGGCGCAACGGTAATTGAGTCACCGGTGTGGATGCCCATCGCATCGAAGTTTTCAATGGAGCAGACGATAATGCAGTTGTCGTTTTTATCACGCACCACTTCCATTTCGTACTCTTTCCAGCCAATCAGCGACTCATCGATCAGCAGCTCATTGGTCGGCGACAGGTCAAGACCGCGCTCGCAGATCTCCTCGAACTCTTCACGGTTATAGGCAATGCCGCCGCCGGTGCCGCCCATGGTAAAGGAGGGACGAATAATACACGGGAAGCCAACATCCGCGGCCACCGCCAGCGCCTCTTCCATGGTATGCGCAATGCCGGAACGCGCGGTGTCGAGACCGATTTTCTTCATTGCTTTATCGAAGCGCTGACGATCTTCCGCTTTATCAATGGCATCGGCGGTAGCGCCGATCATGGTGACGCCGAATTCAGCCAGCACGCCCTGGCGTTCCAGCTCCAGCGCACAGTTGAGCGCGGTTTGACCGCCCATCGTCGGCAGTACCGCATCCGGGCGCTCTTTTTCTATGATTTTGCGCACCACTTCCCAGTGGATCGGCTCGATGTAGGTGGCATCGGCCATTTCCGGGTCGGTCATAATGGTTGCCGGGTTGGAGTTGACCAGGATGACGCGGTAACCCTCTTCGCGCAGCGCCTTACACGCCTGCGCACCCGAGTAGTCAAATTCACAGGCCTGGCCAATAACAATCGGGCCAGCACCAAGGATCAGGATACTTTTTATGTCTGTACGTTTTGGCATTTCTTCGCTCCTGATTATTTGGCAGTCGAACGGTAAGCGTCAATCAGTTCGATAAAGTGATCGAACAACGGGGCAGCATCATGCGGGCCAGGACTTGCTTCCGGATGGCCCTGGAAGCTGAATGCCGCTTTATCGGTGCGGTGAATGCCCTGTACCGTGTGGTCAAACAGTGAGGTATGGGTGACGCGCAGATTGGCCGGAAGATTGCTGTCATCAACGGCAAAACCGTGATTCTGCGCGGTGATCATGACCGTATTATTATCATGGTCTTTAACCGGATGGTTACCGCCGTGGTGGCCGAGTTTCATTTTCACCGTCTTAGCCCCACTGGCCAGCGCCAGTAGCTGATGACCGAGGCAAATGCCAAACAGTGGAATATTCGTTTCCAGCAGGCGGTTAATCGCGGTGATCGCGTAGTCGCACGGCTCCGGGTCACCCGGGCCGTTAGAGAGGAACACGCCGTCCGGATTGAGCTTCAGCACCTCTTCTGCGCTGGTTTGTGCCGGAACCACCGTCAGGCGGCAGCCGCGATCGACCAGCATACGCAGGATATTACGCTTCACGCCATAGTCGTAAGCCACCACATGGTACGGCAGCTCACCTTCTGCTTTCGCCGTTGGCAGCGCCGTTTCCAGCGTCCAGCTGCCCTGAAGCCATGTATAGGCATCCGGGGTGGTCACTTCTTTCGCCAGGTCCATGCCTTTCAGGCCAGGAAACGTGCGCGCTTTTTCCAGAGCGGCGGCGGCATCCGGCGCCTCTCCGGCAATAATACAGCCGTTTTGTGCCCCCTTTTCGCGCAGCAGACGGGTCAGTTTGCGCGTATCGATATCGGCAATAGCGACAATGTTGTGGCGGGTCAGATATTCCGACAGCCCTTCTTCATTGCGGTAGTTGCTGGCAATCAGCGGTAAATCGCGGATAACCAACCCTGCTGCATGAACCTGAGTCGATTCTTCATCTGCGGAGTTGGTGCCGACATTGCCGATATGGGGGTAAGTAAGAGTGACGATTTGGCGGGAATAGGAAGGATCAGTGAGGATTTCCTGATAACCGGTCATTGAAGTGTTGAAAACAACTTCTCCCACTGCCGATCCGGTTGCCCCTATGGCCCGACCGTGGAATTGGGTTCCGTCTTCCAGAACCAAAAGCGCTGACTTAATCAAAACATCCTCCGGGGAATAAACAGTCATAATATCTGCATATTAATTCAGGAACCTGGCCAAAATCAATGTCAAAACTGCCTGACTGCTCAGTTTTTGGCAAATTGCGCGCATTCTAATGATCGCCCCTGATAATGTCTACCCTGCAAGGCCGTTTTTCACCTTTTTTTAGCTCATTGAAGTAAAAATCGGAAGATTAACTCTGAAAACATAACATATCCGGCTGATAAAATCGGTTGTCTGCAATCTTTTACGGAATGTCGGCGCGCGTGGGCCAGAAAGTGGACCAAATGGTCAGAAATAGCGTTTTTACAGGCTCAGTAACTGACTAAATTATCACTTATACAAGCCTTGTGTTGATAAAGGCAACAAAGCATTATTTTAACAAGATAAAAAAAGGGCAATATCTATATCACCCTTTAAATCATAAACCTAAACGGAAAGACAGCCTGTTAAAAACTGTGCCATGCAACTATAAGCCATGCAAATTTAGCACATCTCTCATACCATAAAGACCTGCTTTATTAGCACCAAGCCATTTTGCCGCACGAACAGCGCCTTTGGCAAAGGTCATACGATCTGATGCCTTGTGGGTGATTTCGACACGTTCGCCAATATCTGCAAACATCGCCGTGTGCTCGCCGACAATATCACCGGCACGAACGGTGGCGAAGCCAATGGTCTGCGCTTCGCGCTCTCCGGTGAAGCCTTCACGGGCGTACACCGCATGCTGGTTCAGGTCCCAGTTCATCGCGTCGGCAATGGCTTCCCCCATTGCCAGCGCGGTTCCGGATGGCGCATCCACTTTATGTCGATGATGCGCTTCGATGATTTCGATATCCGCATATTCGCCCATCACTTTGGCCGCTTTTTCCACCAGCTTGAGCACCAGGTTCACCCCAACGCTGAAGTTGGCGGCAAAGACGATAGCAATTTCTTGCGCTGCTGCCTCGATGGCGGCTTTGCCGGCGTCGTCAAAACCGGTGGTGCCGATCACCATCGTTTTTTGATGCTGGCGGCAAAACGCCAGATAGTGCAGCGTGGCTTGCGGACGCGTGAAATCGATAAGCACGTCGAAGTCATTGGCCACCGCTTCAAGGTTATCGGTGATGGTAATCCCCAATGCGCCACAGCCAGCCAGCTCTCCGGCATCGCTTCCAACCAGTGATGAACCGCTGCGTACCAGTGCAGCCCCCAAACGCGCCCCTTCAGCCTGCTCAGTTGCCTGTATCAGCTGACGTCCCATACGCCCTGCTGCTCCTACAATGGCGATACGGATTTCTGCATTACTCATAATTATTCATTCCTGACTGATATCTGTGCCTGTACAACGCTTACAGGTTAATCATGCGTTAACCCCTGCGCCACCATTAACCACCTGTTATTAGGATTTTACGCCAGAGCGCGATGATTATCAGTAAAACAGATTTTTCGAGATGAGGAAAAAGGGAAAGCCAGAGAGGGTAAACAGGCAGCAACGCAATCGGTATATGATGAAAGTCATTGCGCGATGCAGGCAAAAAAGCGGGGCGCTATTTTCGCGCCCCGGAGAAATTAGTCCAGCTGCCGAACCGCTACTCGCAGCTCTTTCGGCACTTCGAAAATAATGTTTTCTTCCCGCCCGACCAGCTCAACGGCATCCTCGCCACCCAGTTCATTCAGCCGCTGTATCACCTGCTGAACCAGAATATCCGGCGCGGACGCTCCGGCTGTGACGCCAACGCAGCTCACCCCTTCCACCCACGCTTCCTGAATATCCTCCGCGGAATCAATCAGCCGCGCCGGCTTGCCTGCTCGCTGAGCCAGCTCCGCCAGGCGGTTGGAGTTGGAGGAGTTTTTAGAACCGACGACCAATACCACATCGGCCTCACGCGCGAGGTTGCGTACCGCCTCCTGACGATTTGTGGTGGCATAGCAAATATCATCCTTGCGCGGCCCGACAATCTTAGGGAAACGAGCGCGCAAGGCGTCGATCACATCACTGGTATCATCAACCGACAGTGTGGTTTGCGTCATAAAGCACAGGTTATCTTCGCTCTTCACCTGAAGCTTTAACACATCTTCCGGCTTTTCAACCAGATACATGCCGCCAAGCGGGTTATTATATTGCCCCATGGTGCCTTCGACTTCCGGGTGACCGGCATGACCAATCAGCACTGCCTCGGTGCCCCTGCGGCTGGCACGCGCCACCTCCATATGCACCTTGGTGACCAGCGGACAGGTCGCGTCAAACAGCATCGTCAACTTACGCGCTTTGGCTTCAGCTCGCACCGCCTGTGAAACGCCGTGAGCGGAGAAAATCAGAATTGATTCATCCGGTACTTCTTCGATCTCTTCGATAAAGATTGCACCGCGTTCACGCAAGCTGTTGACCACGTAACGATTATGTACCACTTCATGACGCACGTAGATCGGGGCGCCATACATCTCCAGCGCACGCTCGACGATGCTGATAGCGCGATCAACGCCCGCACAGAAGCCACGCGGGTTAGCCAACAGGATCTGCATTGCTCTTCTCCAGTAACGGATCGATTTCCAGCACTTCGATGTCGAAGTGAATAGTTTGTCCGGCAAGCGGATGGTTGAAATCGACGGTGATGGAATCGCCGGAGATTTCACGGATCACCCCCGGCATTTCGTTGCCGTCCATGCCGCTGAACAGCATGATGGCACCAATTTCTGGCTCTCCGGCATCAACAAAGTCGCGACGCGAAAAATACTGGATCAGATCCGGGCTGATACTGCCAAACGCGTCTTGTGCATCCAGCGCGAACGCCGCCTTACCGCCAACGGCAAGCCCGACCAGATGGCTTTCAAGCCGGTGCGACAGGCTCCCGTCGCCCAGACGAAACAGGGCCGGCTTACCATTATTACGCGTGGATTCCGCCGTAGAACCGTCCGCCAGTTTTAGCGTGAAATGCACCAGCACCGCGCTGCTACTTTGTACTGAATCAGTCATGCACTACCCTTTATGCTCAGACTGCTTACTGGCCGGGCTGATAAACCCTTCCAGTACGATCAATGCAGCACCAATACAGATGCCGCAGTCGGCAATATTGAATGTCGCAAAGTGCCAGTCACCGACATAAAAGTCGATGAAGTCGACGACGAAGCCATGATATGCCCGATCGAACAGGTTACCCAGCGCGCCGCCAACAATCAGCGCATAGGCGATGTTGTTCAGCCTGTTGCTGGCTTTACTGCGATACATCATCACCAGCAGCACCACAACAATAGCGATGGCAATGCCGGCAAAGAACCAGCGCTGCCAGCCACCTTTATCGGCAAGGAAACTGAACGCCGCGCCGTAGTTGTGAGCGTAAAAGAAGTTGAAGAACGGCATTACCGACATCGATTCGTGCAGCATCAGATTATTCATAATCCACTGCTTGCTGGCAAAATCAATGCCAATCACCACCAGCACCAGCCACAGCCAGCGCAGTCCGGTTGAAAGAACGGATTTTTTCATCATGCAAACTTACGCTCTTCGCCGCTACCAGCGACGTTAGTGACACAGCGGCCGCACATTTCAGCCTGCCCGGCATTCTGGCCGATATCGCCAGTGTAGTGCCAGCAGCGTGGGCATTTCTCGCCTTCCGCTTTGCTCAAGGCAATTTTCAGACCTTTTACCGTTTCACTCTGCTGGGCATTGTCGGGAGCCTGCGCGTAATCTGCCACTTCGGCCCCCGATGTCAGCAGTACGAAGCGCAGTTCTTCACCCAGGCCGCTCAGTTTATCCGCCAGCCGGGCATCGGCATACAGCGTTACGCTGGCTTCCAGCGAACCGCCCACGTGCTTGTCAGCACGCGCCTGCTCAATCACCTTGTTCACTTCACCGCGCACTTTCAGCAGTTCAGCCCAGTAGGCATCGTTCATCGGCTGGTTATCCGCCAGGCTGAACAGGCCGTCAAACCACTCTTCGGTAAACACATACTGCGCGCGCTTGCCTGGCAGGTAGCCCCAGATTTCATCAGCGGTGAAGGACATGATCGGGGCCATCCAGCGCACCAGCGCTTCGGCGATGTACCACAGCGCAGTCTGACAGCTGCGGCGCGCCAGGCCATCGGCCTTAGCGGTGTACTGGCGGTCTTTGATGATATCCAGGTAGAAAGAACCCATTTCAACCGAGCAGAACTGCATCAGGCGCTGCACGACTTCATGGAAATCATAAGCTTCGTATGAGGCAATGATGTCATTCTGTGCCGCCAGCGCACGGCCGACCGCCCAGCGATCAACCACCACCATCTCTTCGGGCTTGACCTTATCGGTTTCAGGATTGAACCCGGCGAGGTTGGCCAGCAGGAAACGCGCGGTATTACGGATGCGGCGATAACTGTCGGCAGAGCGTTTCAGAATTTCGTCGGAAACGGCAATTTCACCCGAATAGTCGGTCGATGCCACCCACAGGCGCAGAATATCCGCGCCCAGCTTGTTCATCACGTCCTGCGGGCTGACGGTGTTGCCCAGCGATTTTGACATCTTGCGGCCCTGACCATCAACGGTGAAACCGTGCGTCAGTACCTGGCGATAGGGCGCTTTGCCTTTCATCGCGGTCGAAATCATCAAGGATGACATAAACCAGCCACGATGCTGATCGGAACCTTCCAGATACATATCCGGCGCATTGCCGCCAAATTCAGGGCGCGCCTCAACCACTGAATAGCTGGTGGAACCCGAGTCAAACCAGACGTCCAGCGTATCGGGCACTTTCACGTAGTTGTCCGCATCAGCGCCCATCAGCTCGCGGGCATCGAGATCCCACCACGCCTGAATACCGTCCTGCTCTACGCGCACGGCGACTTTTTCCATCAGCTCCAGCGAATCCGGGTGCAGCTGCTCGGTGTCTTTATGCACGAACAGCGCCATCGGCACGCCCCAGGTACGCTGGCGCGAGATGCACCAGTCGGGGCGGCTGGCGACCATCGATTCAATACGCGCCTGGCCCCAGTCCGGGATCCACTGCACGCCTTTAATCTCTTTCAGTGACTGTGCGCGCAACCCCTTCTGATCCATGCTGATAAACCACTGCGGCGTGGCGCGGAAGATAATCGGGGTTTTGTGACGCCAGCAGTGCGGGTAGCTGTGATGCAGTTTTTCAACATGCAGCAGTGCGCCTTTCTCACGCAGCAGCTCGACGATTATATCGTTGGCTTTAAATACGTTTACGCCGTCCAGCGTTGGATAAGTTCCCGGCAAGAAGCTGCCGTCCGGCCCGACGGGATTGGCGGTTTCAATCCCGTACTTCTGACCGATAACATAGTCGTCCGGCCCGTGGCCTGGAGCGGTGTGAACCGCACCGGTACCGGCTTCCAGCGTCACATGCTCTCCAGGAACCACCGGAGAAACCTGGGCAAGAAACGGATGCCGGAAGCCCATCAGCTCCAGCGCCGCACCCTGCACGTTGCCCAACACGGTCCATTGCGGCACGCCAACACGCTTCATCACGCTGTCGACCATATCTTTAGCGAGGATCAGCGCACGCCCCTCAATCTGCACCAGCTGATACTCAAATTCAGGATGCAGGGCGATGGCACGGTTGGCCGGCATGGTCCACGGCGTGGTAGTCCAGATAACCAGTGAAATCGGACCGTCAACGCTGGCAGCGCCAAATTTGGCCTGCACCGCGTCTTTGTCCACGGCATTGAACATCACATCAATGGAAGGGGAGGTTTTATCGTAATACTCCACTTCCGCTTCGGCCAGCGCAGAGCGGCAGTCCATGCACCAGTGTACCGGCTTGGCCCCCTTGTGCAGATGGCCGTTACCGATGATTTTGCCCAGCGCACGAATGATGTTGGCTTCGGTTTTGAAGTCCATCGTCAGGTAAGGACGATCCCAGTCACCCAGCACGCCCAAACGAATAAAGTCCGCTTTCTGGCCTTCTACCTGCCGGGCGGCGTATTCACGGCAGGCGGCACGGAATTCCGCCGCGCTGACCTTCTCACCCGGCTTACCAATGGTTTGCTCGACTTTATGCTCAATCGGCAAACCGTGGCAGTCCCAGCCCGGGACATAAGGCGAGTCATAGCCCGCCAGGCCTTTCGACTTAACGATAATGTCCTTAAGAATCTTGTTAACCGAGTGACCAATATGAATGCTGCCGTTAGCGTAAGGGGGGCCATCGTGCAGAATAAAGGTCTTTTTCCCTTTCTTAGCTTCGCGGATGACGCTGTAGAGCTTGTCATCATACCAGCGTTGCAGCATGCCAGGTTCGCGTTTGGCTAAGTCGCCACGCATTGGGAACCCCGTTTCCGGCAAATTCAGGGTAGATTTATAGTCACTCATCAGATTCTCGGTTCCGTATGTCGGTTCTGTTTAAACTTAGACCGATGTTTGCTGCCCAAAAAAACGTCGGGCTGTCACCACATCGTTAGCAATTTGTTCTTTCAGTGCGTCGAGCGATGTGAAGCGCTGCTCATCGCGTATTTTATCCAGCAATACCACCTCAATATGTCGCCCGTACAGGTCAATGGCGACGTCCAGCAGATGCACTTCCAGCTGCTGACGTAGCCCGGCAACGGTGGGCCTTGTACCAATATTTGCCACGCCGGGCAGCGCGCGCTCGCCCAGCCCCAGCACTTCAACGGCATATACCCCTTTTACCGGAGAAACGGTACGCCTGAGTGGCAGGTTGGCAGTAGGGAAACCCAGAGTACGGCCAAGCGCATCGCCATGCACCACCCGACCGGATATGCTGAACGGACGCCCCAGCAGGGATTGCGCCAGCGGTAAATCATCTTCAGCCAGCGCCTGGCGCACCGCCGTACTGCTGATGCGTTTTCCGCCATCGCAAAAAGTCTGGGTACTGATGACATTAAAGCCATATTCAACGCCAGCTTTCTGTAATAACAGGAAATCGCCCTGGCGACCAGCGCCAAAGCGAAAATCATCGCCCACCGCCAGCAGCTGCACGCGGAGTTTTTTCACCAGCAGGTCAGTTATAAATCGTTGCGCACTGTGCGCGGCAAAATGGCGGTCGAAGCCTATACACAGCACCGCATCAACGCCAGCCTGTTCCAGGTAACGCAGTTTTTCGCGCAGCCTTGTTAGCCGGGCGGGCGCTTTTTCTGCCGCGAACATTTCCAGCGGCTGAGGTTCAAACAGCATGACCACCACCGGCAAATGACGTTGACGCCCTTCTGCGCACAGCTGCGCCAGCAGCGCCTGGTGCCCGCGATGTACACCATCGAAGTTGCCGATAGTCAGTACGCAGCCGCGATGCTGCTCTCTAAGGTTATGTATGCCGCGTATCAACTTCATGGCTGGCTCAAATTTGTGGAAATCGGCGGATTATACCTTGTACAGCCCTGAAGGTTAACCCACGAATAACGGCTTTGATGCTTTCTTCCTGGCATTTGGTTGTGTATGGTGCTGTTCCAGCGCGGGATGATATTTTTCTTGTGATTAAGCTGTATTAGCCGGGCCGAAGCTGATAGAATCTTGCGCCATCGAAACGTAACCAAGTGCCTTAGCTTCACCGGCGCTTATTTGCACAAATCCATTGACAACCGAAGGCGAAAAGGGCATATTCCTCGGCCTTTGAATGTCCTCATAGAACTATTTGGGAGTTGGACCTTGGCTAATATCAAATCAGCTAAGAAACGCGCCGTAACGTCTGAGAAGCGTCGTAAGCATAACGCTAGCCGTCGTTCAATGATGCGTACTTTTATTAAGAAAGTTTACGCGGCTATCGCTACCGGCGATAAAGCGGCTGCGCAGAATGCATTTAACGAAATGCAACCACTTGTGGATCGCCAGGCTGCTAAAGGCCTGATCCACAAAAACAAAGCTGCACGCCATAAAGCAAACCTGGCTGCACAGATCGGCAAAATGGCTTAATGCCTGCTTGTTAGTCGAGCTTTGATAAAGAAACCGCCTTCCCGGCGGTTTTTTTATTTGAGTGGAATATGGCCGTTTGCCGCGCGGCGCTGATGCTGCATTAAAAAGCGCCTCAACATGCTCACTTACTGCAGTAAGCTGCGCTTTATTGTTACTTTTTGCCTTGCCTCACCGCACTCTGTACGGTATCAAAAAGCCTGTTACGCCAGCCAGAAGTTGCAAAGCGGGCAACCGTTCAGCTGCGCCTTGCCCTGCCTCCGTCAGCGACTATCTTAGTTTCATCCGCAGCAGCGTATAGCCGACCAGCGCAGAGATAACCGAACCGCTCAGAATGCCGAGTTTAGCCAGCGTCACCAGCGCTTCGTGTGCGCCGTCAAAGGCCAGCGAGGCGATAAATATCGACATGGTAAATCCAATACCGCAGAGCACGCCGACCGCAGCAATATCCAGCAGTCGGGTATTTTCCGGCAGCGCGGCCACTTTTAGCTTTATCGCCAGCCAGCAGCTCAGGGTGACCCCCAGCGGTTTGCCGATGAATAATCCAAGCATAATTCCGATCGGCACCGCCGAAAACAGGCCATCAAAAGAAACGCCGCTCAAAGAAACACCGGCATTAGCGAAAGCAAACAGCGGCAGGATCAGCCAGCTAACCCAGGGGTGAAGACCGTGCGCCAGCTCAACCGCCGGGGAATGCCCTTCCTGCTTCTTAAGGGGAATAAACAGGCCAACAATCACCCCTGCAAGCGTGGCATGTACGCCGGATTTCAGTACCGCCACCCACAGCACCATACCGGCCGCCAGGTAAACCGATGTTTTACGCACGCCGCAGAGATTGAGTACGGCCAGAACCGCAATGGAGGCAGCCGCCACGGCCAGTGAAAGCAGTGACAGATCGCTGGTATAGAAAAAAGCGATAATGACGATGGCACCAAGGTCATCAATCACCGCCAGCGCCATCAGGAACATTTTCAGTGCCGCCGGCACGCGACTGCCGAGCAGGGCCAGGATCCCCAGCGCGAACGCAATATCGGTGGCGGTAGGAATAGCCCAGCCGTTTAGCGCCTGTGCATCATGGTGATTAAATGTGGCATAGATCAGGCCCGGTGCCAGCATACCGCCCAGCGCGGCGATCAGCGGGAACATGGCGCGTTCCCTTCCCTTCAGCGAACCCATTATTAGCTCACGCTTTACTTCCAGCCCGATCAACAGGAAGAACAGCGCCATCAGCGCATCATTAATCCACAAAAGCAGATCTTTATTGATATCCAGCGCGCCAACACGAAACTGGACCGGCAGTGCCAGCAGCGCCTGATAGAGTTGCCGGGTATTGTCGTTATTGGCAAGAAACATGGCGATCGCTGCAGCGATAATCAGTATAACGCCACCGGTGGCGTCATTTTTTACTAGTTTTTTTAGAAACAGGTTCATTACAGGCTCCGCTGAATACCCGGATGATGTTGTCCGGATTACGGATAGAATACGTGTTAAGGCCGTTCAAAAAAAACAGTTTATTTCTTACAAAAATATCGATATTGACGATTTGTTTATATCAGGCAAGGAGAGGCTGAAACAGAATAATGAACCAGCACGCAAGTTAATGCCGCCCGGGGCGCCGTGGAGTATCGCCAGTTTACCCTGTACAAGATCCATGCGCTTCACGCGGGAAACAGATACCTGAAGCGACTTAATGAACCTGAGTCCATCAGGCAAATTGAAGTGAATCAT
Proteins encoded:
- the ileS gene encoding isoleucine--tRNA ligase, coding for MSDYKSTLNLPETGFPMRGDLAKREPGMLQRWYDDKLYSVIREAKKGKKTFILHDGPPYANGSIHIGHSVNKILKDIIVKSKGLAGYDSPYVPGWDCHGLPIEHKVEQTIGKPGEKVSAAEFRAACREYAARQVEGQKADFIRLGVLGDWDRPYLTMDFKTEANIIRALGKIIGNGHLHKGAKPVHWCMDCRSALAEAEVEYYDKTSPSIDVMFNAVDKDAVQAKFGAASVDGPISLVIWTTTPWTMPANRAIALHPEFEYQLVQIEGRALILAKDMVDSVMKRVGVPQWTVLGNVQGAALELMGFRHPFLAQVSPVVPGEHVTLEAGTGAVHTAPGHGPDDYVIGQKYGIETANPVGPDGSFLPGTYPTLDGVNVFKANDIIVELLREKGALLHVEKLHHSYPHCWRHKTPIIFRATPQWFISMDQKGLRAQSLKEIKGVQWIPDWGQARIESMVASRPDWCISRQRTWGVPMALFVHKDTEQLHPDSLELMEKVAVRVEQDGIQAWWDLDARELMGADADNYVKVPDTLDVWFDSGSTSYSVVEARPEFGGNAPDMYLEGSDQHRGWFMSSLMISTAMKGKAPYRQVLTHGFTVDGQGRKMSKSLGNTVSPQDVMNKLGADILRLWVASTDYSGEIAVSDEILKRSADSYRRIRNTARFLLANLAGFNPETDKVKPEEMVVVDRWAVGRALAAQNDIIASYEAYDFHEVVQRLMQFCSVEMGSFYLDIIKDRQYTAKADGLARRSCQTALWYIAEALVRWMAPIMSFTADEIWGYLPGKRAQYVFTEEWFDGLFSLADNQPMNDAYWAELLKVRGEVNKVIEQARADKHVGGSLEASVTLYADARLADKLSGLGEELRFVLLTSGAEVADYAQAPDNAQQSETVKGLKIALSKAEGEKCPRCWHYTGDIGQNAGQAEMCGRCVTNVAGSGEERKFA
- the lspA gene encoding signal peptidase II — encoded protein: MMKKSVLSTGLRWLWLVLVVIGIDFASKQWIMNNLMLHESMSVMPFFNFFYAHNYGAAFSFLADKGGWQRWFFAGIAIAIVVVLLVMMYRSKASNRLNNIAYALIVGGALGNLFDRAYHGFVVDFIDFYVGDWHFATFNIADCGICIGAALIVLEGFISPASKQSEHKG
- the fkpB gene encoding FKBP-type peptidyl-prolyl cis-trans isomerase; the encoded protein is MTDSVQSSSAVLVHFTLKLADGSTAESTRNNGKPALFRLGDGSLSHRLESHLVGLAVGGKAAFALDAQDAFGSISPDLIQYFSRRDFVDAGEPEIGAIMLFSGMDGNEMPGVIREISGDSITVDFNHPLAGQTIHFDIEVLEIDPLLEKSNADPVG
- the dapB gene encoding 4-hydroxy-tetrahydrodipicolinate reductase, with amino-acid sequence MSNAEIRIAIVGAAGRMGRQLIQATEQAEGARLGAALVRSGSSLVGSDAGELAGCGALGITITDNLEAVANDFDVLIDFTRPQATLHYLAFCRQHQKTMVIGTTGFDDAGKAAIEAAAQEIAIVFAANFSVGVNLVLKLVEKAAKVMGEYADIEIIEAHHRHKVDAPSGTALAMGEAIADAMNWDLNQHAVYAREGFTGEREAQTIGFATVRAGDIVGEHTAMFADIGERVEITHKASDRMTFAKGAVRAAKWLGANKAGLYGMRDVLNLHGL
- the ispH gene encoding 4-hydroxy-3-methylbut-2-enyl diphosphate reductase, giving the protein MQILLANPRGFCAGVDRAISIVERALEMYGAPIYVRHEVVHNRYVVNSLRERGAIFIEEIEEVPDESILIFSAHGVSQAVRAEAKARKLTMLFDATCPLVTKVHMEVARASRRGTEAVLIGHAGHPEVEGTMGQYNNPLGGMYLVEKPEDVLKLQVKSEDNLCFMTQTTLSVDDTSDVIDALRARFPKIVGPRKDDICYATTNRQEAVRNLAREADVVLVVGSKNSSNSNRLAELAQRAGKPARLIDSAEDIQEAWVEGVSCVGVTAGASAPDILVQQVIQRLNELGGEDAVELVGREENIIFEVPKELRVAVRQLD
- the carA gene encoding glutamine-hydrolyzing carbamoyl-phosphate synthase small subunit, which encodes MIKSALLVLEDGTQFHGRAIGATGSAVGEVVFNTSMTGYQEILTDPSYSRQIVTLTYPHIGNVGTNSADEESTQVHAAGLVIRDLPLIASNYRNEEGLSEYLTRHNIVAIADIDTRKLTRLLREKGAQNGCIIAGEAPDAAAALEKARTFPGLKGMDLAKEVTTPDAYTWLQGSWTLETALPTAKAEGELPYHVVAYDYGVKRNILRMLVDRGCRLTVVPAQTSAEEVLKLNPDGVFLSNGPGDPEPCDYAITAINRLLETNIPLFGICLGHQLLALASGAKTVKMKLGHHGGNHPVKDHDNNTVMITAQNHGFAVDDSNLPANLRVTHTSLFDHTVQGIHRTDKAAFSFQGHPEASPGPHDAAPLFDHFIELIDAYRSTAK